One Brevibacillus choshinensis genomic window carries:
- a CDS encoding histidine--tRNA ligase translates to MENSVLKNVKGTKDFMPQEQMLRNRIRRTLEEVFEAYGCKPLETPMLANYDLLASKYGGGAEILKEVYRLSDQGERELALRYDLTVPLAKVVGMNPEMRLPFKRYEIGKVFRDGPVKPGRFREFVQCDVDIVGSASMLAEAELISMAFDAFDRLGLEVYIEVNNRKLLSGILQELGIPEDRAGDVMLSLDKLEKIGVAGVQEDLRERKVDESLITAIVSFLQEGEMTLASLEERFSSALVQQGIQELNQLFAYVQGAGAAGDIRFAPFLARGLGIYTGTVYEIFLQDQRITSSIGSGGRYDKIIGQFLGDGREYPAVGISFGLDVILTALTMESVEHDERAADVLVVPLGTEALSLGLANRLRGCGIRTELELSGRRLKKALDYANKERIPFVLIFGENEVESGVVVLRDMREGNEEAVPLTSIEQRLSEAITNR, encoded by the coding sequence ATGGAAAACAGCGTACTGAAAAACGTCAAAGGCACGAAGGATTTTATGCCGCAGGAGCAAATGCTGCGCAACCGCATACGCCGAACGCTCGAGGAGGTGTTTGAAGCGTATGGGTGCAAGCCTTTGGAGACGCCCATGCTCGCCAATTACGACCTGCTTGCCTCCAAGTACGGAGGGGGAGCGGAAATCCTGAAGGAAGTCTACCGATTGAGCGATCAGGGAGAACGGGAGCTGGCACTGCGCTATGACCTGACCGTTCCATTGGCCAAGGTCGTCGGGATGAACCCGGAGATGCGTTTGCCCTTTAAACGCTATGAGATCGGCAAAGTGTTCCGCGATGGTCCTGTCAAACCAGGGAGATTCCGCGAGTTTGTGCAATGCGACGTGGATATCGTCGGGTCAGCCTCGATGTTGGCAGAAGCAGAGCTGATCAGCATGGCCTTTGACGCATTTGATCGCCTGGGGCTTGAGGTCTATATCGAGGTCAACAACCGCAAGCTCCTGTCAGGCATCTTGCAGGAGCTGGGGATTCCCGAGGACCGGGCAGGTGACGTCATGCTTTCACTCGACAAGCTCGAAAAGATCGGGGTGGCTGGCGTGCAGGAGGATCTGCGGGAGCGGAAGGTGGATGAATCGCTGATCACGGCGATCGTTTCCTTTTTGCAAGAGGGAGAGATGACGCTGGCGAGTCTGGAAGAGCGCTTTTCCTCGGCGTTGGTTCAGCAGGGGATACAAGAACTCAACCAATTGTTCGCGTATGTCCAGGGGGCTGGTGCGGCAGGAGACATTCGTTTTGCTCCGTTCCTGGCGAGAGGGCTTGGCATTTATACCGGGACGGTTTATGAAATCTTTTTGCAGGATCAGCGAATCACCTCCAGTATCGGCAGCGGCGGGCGCTACGATAAAATCATCGGTCAATTTTTGGGGGATGGAAGGGAGTATCCGGCTGTTGGCATCTCGTTTGGTCTGGATGTCATCCTCACTGCCTTGACCATGGAGAGTGTCGAGCATGACGAGCGGGCAGCAGATGTGCTGGTGGTCCCGCTCGGAACCGAGGCACTCAGCCTGGGACTGGCCAATCGACTGCGTGGCTGCGGCATCAGAACGGAGCTGGAGCTCTCAGGACGACGTTTAAAAAAAGCACTCGATTACGCGAACAAAGAGAGGATTCCCTTTGTCCTGATTTTCGGGGAGAACGAAGTGGAGAGTGGAGTCGTGGTCTTGCGTGACATGAGGGAAGGAAATGAGGAAGCGGTCCCGCTCACCTCCATCGAACAGCGGCTTTCTGAGGCGATCACGAATAGGTAG
- a CDS encoding M1 family metallopeptidase, which yields MRKWLLMLICTLSFLSAIVPSGAFEKIEPTTFAPLYKADVRVDPAGKRVTGSVEIRFWPKDASHAYLHLYPLTFTEEHKDDLWDELLGKHAGLGTYDSNRITVQGKPVAFKRIQDVIEVPLVSAKASEPVMLKLYFDMTLPQNEGRMSYDEHSLWLGNWLPILAVFDKAGWHLDPYEPIGDPFFSENAHYQVNVTLPAAYQLASTATDKAATVDSSVQGEKTYRLQAMNVRDFAMVVMDSTYHSLEDKVGGTNVRTWYRDKDFDTQAKQTHFAAVEALRYFNSQFGDYPYTEYDVVRTGGSINGMEYPSIVFLDGRHFTQEGNSGIVTAVHETAHQWFYALVGNNQVEEAWLDEGFAEYASLAFLSDKYPRLGASRVLGRLEHGTTVSSYAQEKLRPWQPLRAFPDNESYSALVYSRTTSMLWKLREVWGEERLHEVLRRYVNNYRFGTASGAEWKAHLSRAAGEDSSAFLDYWLNADWSQKDAAEEWLQRQRQNQRNLGQPIQDGTIEK from the coding sequence ATGAGAAAATGGCTCTTGATGCTAATTTGCACCCTATCTTTCCTGTCTGCTATTGTTCCCTCGGGGGCTTTTGAAAAGATTGAACCGACCACCTTTGCCCCTCTCTACAAAGCCGATGTGCGAGTCGATCCCGCAGGCAAGCGTGTAACGGGGAGTGTCGAGATCCGCTTTTGGCCAAAGGATGCGTCACATGCCTATCTGCACCTCTATCCTCTCACGTTTACAGAAGAGCACAAAGATGATTTGTGGGACGAACTTTTAGGCAAACATGCGGGACTTGGAACGTATGATAGTAACAGGATCACGGTACAGGGGAAACCGGTTGCATTCAAACGGATACAAGACGTAATCGAAGTGCCGCTCGTTTCTGCCAAAGCATCAGAGCCGGTCATGCTCAAGCTGTATTTTGATATGACTCTCCCTCAAAACGAAGGAAGGATGTCCTACGACGAACATTCTCTCTGGTTGGGGAATTGGCTGCCGATTCTCGCTGTCTTTGACAAGGCGGGGTGGCATCTGGACCCGTACGAGCCCATCGGCGATCCCTTTTTCAGTGAGAATGCCCATTACCAAGTGAATGTCACCCTGCCAGCCGCCTATCAGCTGGCGAGTACCGCGACTGACAAGGCAGCAACCGTGGACAGCTCGGTGCAGGGAGAAAAGACATACCGTCTGCAAGCGATGAACGTGCGGGATTTTGCCATGGTGGTGATGGACTCTACCTATCATTCGCTGGAGGACAAGGTAGGCGGCACCAATGTCAGGACCTGGTATCGGGACAAGGACTTTGACACTCAGGCGAAGCAAACTCATTTTGCTGCCGTAGAGGCGCTCCGTTACTTCAATAGCCAGTTCGGGGATTATCCGTATACGGAATACGATGTGGTCCGGACCGGAGGGAGCATCAATGGGATGGAATATCCGTCCATCGTCTTTTTGGACGGCCGTCACTTTACGCAGGAGGGCAATTCCGGAATCGTCACGGCCGTACATGAAACGGCCCACCAATGGTTTTACGCTCTGGTCGGCAACAATCAAGTCGAGGAAGCTTGGCTAGACGAAGGCTTTGCCGAATATGCTTCACTCGCCTTCCTGTCAGACAAATATCCCAGGCTGGGTGCGAGTCGCGTACTCGGGCGCTTGGAGCATGGGACGACCGTCTCTTCATATGCACAGGAAAAGCTGCGTCCGTGGCAGCCTCTGCGGGCATTTCCGGATAATGAAAGCTACAGCGCCCTCGTCTACTCTCGTACGACTTCCATGCTGTGGAAGCTGCGGGAGGTATGGGGAGAAGAGCGATTGCACGAGGTCTTGCGACGATATGTGAACAACTACCGATTTGGCACTGCCAGCGGAGCGGAATGGAAGGCTCATTTGTCTAGGGCTGCCGGAGAGGATTCCAGCGCGTTTCTCGATTATTGGCTGAATGCAGATTGGAGTCAAAAGGACGCCGCCGAAGAATGGCTGCAGCGTCAACGTCAGAATCAAAGGAATCTCGGGCAACCTATACAGGATGGAACCATAGAGAAGTAA
- a CDS encoding M1 family metallopeptidase: MWRKGWIGSFAVGIVLVGMLGVRVWMGQAGADEVETFLPEQIPAAASYRADVQVEMKTHTVRGTVAVRFAPQDDKAYFHLYPNAFQAKADLSGENWEQVLGKQREPGNIQITEVRVDGKRVPVLLKGELETLLEVPLAGKSAAQQTEVELRFALQVPYNNGRLSYNDHAMWLGNWLPILAVKGDGGWRLDPYAAIGDPFYSEMANYRLRVQLEEGYQLASSGIESIAVVTQTRPQRQTIYELDAWNVRDFALVVMDDTYRQLTGKVGDVTVRTWSQEGDDPASVDHLHQVAMKSLNYYGEQFGRYPYQEYDVVKTGGFFGGMEYPSIVFIQDEYFGRTDPVADAIVAHETAHQWFYALVGNDEVREAWMDESLTDYATMAFLYSSDPNRARGYIQLRLSQSKAAERYAAQGLNAWQSLLQFPTWKSYTDLVYGRGAAMWWTLRESWGEKQLHHLLRQYVHDNQYAQADGQEIIKLLSQAAGADATPFIDYWLRLKLDERGAAEAWVEKGKHE; the protein is encoded by the coding sequence GTGTGGCGAAAAGGGTGGATAGGCAGCTTCGCAGTTGGAATCGTTCTGGTCGGTATGTTAGGGGTAAGAGTATGGATGGGACAGGCAGGCGCGGATGAGGTGGAGACGTTTTTGCCGGAGCAGATTCCGGCAGCTGCCTCGTACCGTGCGGATGTGCAGGTCGAGATGAAGACGCATACGGTCAGGGGGACAGTGGCCGTTCGTTTTGCCCCTCAGGATGACAAGGCCTATTTTCATCTGTACCCGAATGCATTTCAAGCAAAAGCCGACTTGAGCGGAGAGAATTGGGAGCAGGTTCTCGGGAAGCAGCGGGAGCCGGGGAACATCCAGATCACGGAGGTGCGGGTCGATGGAAAAAGGGTGCCTGTCCTGCTGAAAGGGGAACTGGAGACCTTGCTCGAGGTTCCGTTAGCGGGAAAATCGGCTGCCCAGCAGACGGAGGTAGAGCTTCGTTTTGCTCTTCAAGTTCCCTATAACAACGGGCGACTTTCTTACAACGATCATGCCATGTGGCTGGGCAACTGGCTGCCGATCCTGGCGGTGAAGGGAGACGGGGGCTGGAGGCTGGATCCCTACGCAGCCATTGGCGATCCTTTTTACAGCGAGATGGCAAACTATCGCCTGCGGGTACAGCTCGAGGAAGGCTATCAGTTGGCCTCAAGCGGCATTGAGAGCATCGCGGTCGTGACCCAGACTCGTCCGCAGCGACAAACCATCTATGAGTTGGACGCTTGGAATGTTCGTGATTTTGCTCTTGTCGTGATGGACGACACTTATCGACAGCTGACCGGCAAGGTAGGGGATGTCACCGTGCGGACGTGGTCGCAGGAGGGAGATGATCCCGCTTCGGTCGATCATTTGCACCAGGTAGCCATGAAGTCCTTGAACTACTACGGTGAGCAGTTTGGGCGATATCCGTATCAGGAGTACGATGTGGTGAAGACGGGCGGCTTTTTCGGGGGAATGGAATACCCGAGCATCGTCTTTATTCAGGATGAGTACTTCGGTCGGACAGATCCGGTCGCAGACGCGATTGTGGCGCATGAAACGGCACACCAATGGTTCTATGCTCTAGTGGGCAATGACGAAGTGCGAGAGGCATGGATGGACGAGAGTCTGACTGACTATGCGACGATGGCCTTTTTGTACAGCAGCGATCCTAATCGCGCCCGCGGGTATATCCAGCTTCGCCTGAGTCAGTCCAAAGCGGCAGAGAGGTACGCGGCGCAGGGCCTGAATGCTTGGCAGTCTCTTCTGCAATTTCCGACCTGGAAAAGCTACACCGATCTGGTCTATGGACGTGGAGCGGCGATGTGGTGGACGCTGAGAGAGAGCTGGGGAGAGAAGCAACTGCACCACCTGCTGCGGCAATACGTCCATGACAACCAATACGCGCAAGCCGATGGGCAGGAGATCATCAAGCTGCTTTCTCAGGCAGCGGGGGCGGATGCCACTCCTTTCATCGACTATTGGCTGAGGTTGAAGCTCGATGAGAGAGGTGCTGCAGAAGCGTGGGTGGAAAAGGGTAAACACGAATGA
- the purE gene encoding 5-(carboxyamino)imidazole ribonucleotide mutase, with the protein MAKPLAGVIMGSTSDWETMKEACAILDELQVPYEKKVVSAHRTPDLMFEYAQSAKERGLEVIIAGAGGAAHLPGMVAAKTELPVIGVPVKSSNLNGLDSLLSIVQMPGGVPVATVAIGKAGAINAGLLAAQILGIKYPEIQGRFVARRDAVRNKVLEASELE; encoded by the coding sequence ATGGCCAAACCGTTAGCAGGTGTCATAATGGGCAGCACGTCTGATTGGGAAACGATGAAGGAAGCTTGCGCAATCTTGGATGAGCTGCAAGTACCATATGAAAAGAAAGTGGTGTCCGCACACCGCACTCCCGACTTGATGTTTGAGTATGCGCAAAGCGCCAAAGAGCGCGGCCTGGAAGTGATCATCGCAGGGGCGGGAGGAGCAGCTCACCTGCCGGGCATGGTAGCAGCGAAGACGGAGCTTCCTGTGATCGGAGTGCCAGTGAAGTCCTCCAATCTCAATGGTCTGGACTCCCTGCTGTCCATCGTTCAGATGCCGGGCGGAGTGCCAGTGGCAACTGTCGCTATCGGTAAAGCAGGAGCCATCAATGCAGGACTCCTGGCCGCACAAATCCTGGGGATCAAATATCCGGAAATTCAGGGGCGCTTCGTCGCAAGGCGAGATGCGGTCCGGAACAAAGTGCTGGAGGCTAGTGAACTCGAATGA
- the purK gene encoding 5-(carboxyamino)imidazole ribonucleotide synthase gives MTNTTNKQIKPGSTIGILGGGQLGRMIALAGRAMGYRFVTMDPTEDAPCGQTADRQIVASYEDVEAAMQLAAVSDVISYEFENVDARVAEVLESQAYVPQGSRLLRVTQNRIREKTAIREIGIPVAPFHVVASLADLQTAVRELGLPAVMKTATGGYDGKGQWVIKSEAELAEAYETLAKAGTELIVEQFVPFQMELSVIAARNPAGELSVFPTAENVHQDNILHLSIVPARVSEEVKVRAEEIARTIVEKLDVIGLIAVEMFLTADGQLYVNELAPRPHNSGHFTMDACVTSQFEQHVRAVCNLPLGSTELLSPVVMVNILGEHLQPVLDRIDSLPRSAKLHLYGKAESKVKRKMGHINVLAPTVDEALAAIEQLQIWTNKTEVQS, from the coding sequence ATGACAAACACAACGAATAAGCAGATCAAACCGGGATCGACCATCGGCATCCTTGGCGGCGGACAGCTAGGGCGAATGATCGCTCTCGCCGGACGAGCTATGGGCTATCGTTTCGTTACGATGGACCCGACCGAAGACGCTCCATGTGGACAGACGGCCGATCGGCAAATCGTCGCCAGCTATGAAGATGTGGAAGCAGCTATGCAGCTGGCAGCAGTCAGTGATGTCATTTCGTATGAATTTGAGAATGTGGATGCCAGGGTGGCTGAAGTTTTGGAGAGTCAGGCCTACGTACCGCAGGGAAGCCGCTTATTGCGGGTCACACAGAACCGCATTCGGGAAAAGACTGCGATCCGTGAAATCGGCATTCCAGTTGCACCTTTCCACGTGGTGGCGAGCCTTGCGGACTTGCAGACCGCTGTTCGTGAGCTGGGCCTGCCTGCCGTCATGAAAACAGCGACGGGCGGTTATGATGGCAAAGGTCAATGGGTGATCAAAAGCGAAGCAGAGCTTGCGGAAGCGTATGAAACGCTGGCAAAGGCGGGCACGGAGCTGATCGTGGAGCAGTTCGTTCCCTTTCAAATGGAGCTGTCCGTCATCGCCGCACGAAATCCTGCCGGTGAGCTGTCCGTATTTCCGACCGCGGAAAACGTGCATCAGGACAACATCCTGCACCTGAGCATCGTACCGGCACGTGTGAGCGAAGAGGTCAAAGTCCGTGCAGAGGAAATCGCGCGGACGATAGTGGAAAAGCTGGATGTGATCGGGCTGATCGCTGTGGAGATGTTCTTGACCGCAGACGGGCAATTGTACGTGAACGAACTGGCTCCACGTCCGCACAACTCGGGACATTTCACGATGGATGCTTGCGTGACCTCGCAATTTGAGCAGCATGTCCGGGCGGTATGCAACCTGCCTCTGGGATCAACAGAGTTGCTCTCTCCGGTCGTCATGGTTAATATTTTGGGAGAGCATCTGCAGCCGGTCCTGGATCGGATCGATAGCCTGCCTCGCTCTGCTAAGCTGCACTTGTACGGCAAAGCAGAAAGCAAAGTGAAGCGAAAAATGGGACATATCAACGTGTTGGCCCCTACTGTGGATGAAGCGCTCGCAGCCATCGAGCAGCTGCAAATATGGACGAATAAAACGGAGGTACAATCATGA
- the purB gene encoding adenylosuccinate lyase, whose product MIERYSRPEMRAIWTEQNKFQAWLEVEILACEAWSKLGVIPEEDVNKLWDKASFDIKRIYEIEEETRHDVVAFTRAVSETLGEEKKWVHYGLTSTDVVDTALSYLLRQANEILEKDIEDFIAVLADKAREHKDTVCMGRTHGVHAEPTTFGLKLALWHEEMKRNLARFRAAKKEVAYGKISGAVGTYANIDPFVEAYVCEKLGLSPAPISTQTLQRDRHAEYMATLALIATSLEKFATEIRGLQKSEMREVEEAFAKGQKGSSAMPHKRNPIGSENITGMARVIRGYMLTSYENVSLWHERDISHSSAERIILPDATQALNYMLRRFSNIVKNLTVFPENMKRNMDRTFGLIYSQHVMLSLIEKGMSREQAYDTVQPRAMQAWEEQRSFRAIVEEDPTISAALTKEELDACFDYRYHLKHVDTIFQRLGLL is encoded by the coding sequence ATGATCGAACGTTATTCCCGACCAGAAATGCGCGCCATCTGGACAGAACAGAACAAATTTCAAGCGTGGCTGGAAGTGGAAATTCTCGCATGTGAAGCATGGTCCAAGCTGGGAGTCATTCCTGAAGAAGACGTGAACAAGCTGTGGGACAAAGCGAGCTTTGACATCAAGCGGATCTACGAAATCGAAGAAGAAACGCGCCATGACGTTGTGGCATTCACCCGTGCGGTATCCGAAACACTGGGAGAAGAAAAGAAATGGGTGCATTACGGCCTGACTTCTACGGACGTGGTGGATACAGCCCTTTCCTATTTGCTGCGTCAAGCCAACGAAATTCTGGAAAAAGACATTGAGGATTTCATTGCCGTTTTGGCTGACAAGGCACGTGAGCATAAGGATACCGTTTGCATGGGCCGAACTCATGGCGTACATGCGGAGCCGACGACTTTTGGCCTGAAGCTGGCACTGTGGCATGAAGAAATGAAGCGCAACCTCGCTCGTTTCCGCGCTGCGAAAAAAGAAGTGGCTTACGGAAAAATCTCAGGTGCAGTAGGTACCTACGCGAACATCGATCCGTTCGTAGAGGCGTACGTATGCGAAAAGCTCGGTCTGTCTCCAGCGCCGATTTCTACGCAAACCCTGCAGCGTGACCGACATGCGGAATATATGGCGACACTGGCTCTGATCGCGACCTCCCTGGAGAAATTCGCGACAGAGATTCGCGGCCTGCAAAAGAGCGAGATGCGCGAAGTGGAAGAGGCATTTGCCAAAGGGCAAAAAGGTTCTTCTGCGATGCCGCACAAGCGCAATCCGATCGGCAGCGAGAACATTACAGGTATGGCTCGCGTGATCCGCGGCTATATGCTGACTTCCTACGAAAACGTATCTCTGTGGCATGAGCGGGACATTTCCCACTCTTCTGCGGAGCGCATCATTTTGCCGGATGCGACCCAAGCACTCAACTACATGCTGCGCCGCTTCAGCAACATCGTGAAAAACTTGACTGTCTTCCCGGAAAACATGAAGCGCAACATGGATCGCACCTTTGGTCTGATCTATTCGCAGCACGTCATGCTGAGCCTGATTGAAAAAGGCATGAGCCGCGAGCAGGCATACGACACGGTACAGCCGCGCGCAATGCAAGCGTGGGAAGAGCAGCGTTCTTTCCGTGCCATCGTGGAAGAAGACCCAACCATCAGCGCTGCGCTGACCAAGGAAGAGCTGGACGCGTGCTTCGACTACCGCTATCATCTCAAGCACGTGGATACCATTTTCCAACGTCTTGGCTTGCTGTAA
- a CDS encoding RNA polymerase sigma factor has product MNTALLYPTLSHQQIYEEYSAKIYRYFRYRVKNVWDVEDLTTTVFIKVYSKLEQYDGRHPFGAWIFRIAHNALIDYMRKKRECPVDQETFSSMKATDDLPEECLMTQESTDVLWQKVHTLTADQRNVIQLRYLADLRMNEIAEILGKTEASVKILHFRGIKKLQQIMKAQA; this is encoded by the coding sequence ATGAATACCGCACTGTTATATCCAACATTAAGTCATCAGCAAATTTACGAAGAATACTCCGCCAAAATATATCGCTATTTCCGCTACCGTGTCAAAAACGTCTGGGATGTCGAGGATCTGACCACGACGGTATTCATCAAGGTATACTCCAAGCTGGAGCAGTACGATGGCCGTCACCCGTTCGGAGCGTGGATTTTCCGCATCGCTCACAATGCCCTGATCGACTACATGCGCAAAAAGCGGGAATGCCCGGTCGATCAAGAGACGTTTTCCTCCATGAAGGCAACGGATGATTTGCCGGAGGAGTGTCTGATGACGCAGGAATCCACAGATGTCCTGTGGCAGAAGGTACATACGTTGACGGCTGATCAGCGCAATGTGATTCAGCTGCGGTACCTGGCTGATCTGAGAATGAACGAGATTGCCGAGATCCTGGGAAAAACGGAAGCATCGGTCAAAATCCTGCACTTCCGCGGAATCAAAAAGCTGCAGCAGATCATGAAGGCGCAAGCCTAG
- a CDS encoding response regulator transcription factor, protein MSTIMIVEDDPKINQLLQNQLEKYGYHTVNVEHFDRVMDVFTEVRPDLVLLDVNLPKFDGFYWCRQMRQESNCPILFISARDSKMDQVMALENGADDYITKPFDYDVVMAKIRSQLRRAYGLYAPQEGERTVEVAGLKLFLERMELSIHDNKVELSKKEVLLLEALMNQYPRVVSRERLLEKLWDEQFVDENTLNVYITRVRGKLKDMGLEGAVETVRGSGYRLKAVWEDGQ, encoded by the coding sequence ATGTCGACCATTATGATCGTTGAGGACGATCCCAAGATCAATCAATTACTTCAGAACCAACTGGAAAAATACGGTTACCATACAGTGAATGTCGAGCATTTTGACCGGGTCATGGACGTATTTACGGAGGTCCGCCCCGACCTGGTCCTGCTCGATGTGAATTTGCCAAAGTTTGACGGATTCTACTGGTGCCGTCAGATGCGCCAGGAATCAAATTGTCCGATTCTGTTCATCTCCGCACGCGACAGTAAAATGGATCAGGTCATGGCATTGGAAAATGGGGCAGATGATTACATCACCAAGCCGTTTGATTACGATGTGGTCATGGCCAAAATCCGCAGCCAGCTTCGGCGCGCATACGGCTTGTACGCGCCTCAGGAGGGGGAGCGGACGGTGGAAGTGGCAGGCCTCAAGCTCTTTTTGGAGCGGATGGAGCTATCGATACACGATAACAAGGTCGAGCTCAGCAAAAAGGAAGTCCTGCTGCTGGAAGCGCTGATGAACCAGTATCCGCGTGTCGTCAGCCGGGAGCGCCTCCTGGAAAAGCTGTGGGATGAACAGTTCGTGGATGAAAATACGCTGAACGTCTATATCACGCGCGTGCGCGGGAAGCTAAAGGACATGGGGCTGGAGGGAGCCGTTGAAACGGTGCGCGGCTCTGGCTATCGCTTGAAGGCTGTCTGGGAGGACGGACAATGA
- a CDS encoding sensor histidine kinase, with protein sequence MKLFLRDQWAFAAFFLVQLILLLLIFALDGYWNESLMIYAVFLSVFFAGAFMVVRYLTHRSVYQRLSNPVESLEELMQTHGNAALSRALDETFMEHYRLYKEQLHAYENKQRDYTTFIQQWVHQMKTPISVIHLLLQNEDDPTAESVREEVDRIKRGLETVLYIARLDRFEQDFLIEPVTLHSLAQNVLAENKRLFIRNQVYPELKVDGHWRVESDEKWLSFVLTQLLTNAVRYSAGKSNKVTIRAYELGPSVALEVQDYGIGIPPEDTRRVYQPYFTGENGRKYPESTGMGLYLVKEICGRLHHGVELESEVGVGTTVRIIMSAVLPTLQDRKKAES encoded by the coding sequence ATGAAGCTGTTTCTCCGGGATCAATGGGCTTTTGCGGCTTTCTTCCTCGTGCAGCTCATCCTGCTTCTGTTAATCTTTGCGCTGGATGGGTACTGGAACGAGTCGCTGATGATATATGCCGTATTCCTGTCCGTCTTTTTTGCAGGTGCTTTCATGGTTGTGCGTTATTTGACCCACCGTTCCGTCTATCAGCGTTTGAGCAACCCGGTGGAATCGCTGGAGGAGCTGATGCAGACTCACGGGAATGCCGCGCTCAGCCGCGCTCTGGATGAGACCTTTATGGAGCATTATCGCCTGTACAAGGAACAGCTGCATGCCTATGAAAACAAGCAGCGAGACTATACGACGTTTATCCAGCAATGGGTGCACCAGATGAAGACACCGATCTCCGTCATTCATCTGCTCTTGCAAAATGAAGACGATCCGACCGCTGAAAGTGTGCGGGAAGAGGTCGACCGCATCAAACGCGGACTGGAAACGGTTCTGTACATTGCACGCCTGGATCGATTTGAACAGGATTTTCTCATAGAGCCGGTGACACTCCACAGCCTGGCGCAAAATGTACTCGCGGAAAACAAGCGGCTGTTCATCCGCAATCAGGTCTATCCAGAGCTAAAGGTGGACGGGCACTGGAGGGTGGAATCGGATGAAAAGTGGCTTTCCTTTGTCTTGACCCAGCTGTTGACCAATGCCGTTCGTTATTCGGCGGGAAAAAGCAACAAGGTGACAATCCGTGCTTACGAGCTCGGCCCCAGTGTGGCGCTGGAGGTCCAGGATTACGGGATCGGAATTCCACCCGAGGACACCAGGCGTGTGTATCAACCGTATTTCACAGGGGAAAACGGCCGGAAATACCCGGAATCGACGGGAATGGGGCTGTATTTGGTCAAGGAAATTTGCGGACGTCTGCATCACGGGGTAGAGCTGGAGTCAGAGGTAGGAGTGGGGACGACGGTGCGGATCATCATGTCCGCTGTGCTCCCAACCTTACAAGATCGTAAGAAAGCTGAAAGTTAA
- a CDS encoding ABC transporter ATP-binding protein codes for MDMLQVKSLSKIYGGKVTYRALTDIDFTIRKGEFVGIMGPSGSGKTTLLNMISTIDSPTSGVVLLSGTNPHLLKKEKLALFRRRELGFVFQDFNLLDTLTIGENIVLPLTLEGESVAVMEEKLQTIAAKLGIEEILDKRTFEVSGGQRQRTAIARAIIHTPSLLLADEPTGNLDSKSSRSVMETLAAINQSENTTMMMVTHDALAASYCHRVIFIKDGQLHNEMYRGESRQVFFQKIIDALSFLGGNNYDLSTIRV; via the coding sequence ATGGACATGTTGCAGGTGAAAAGTCTGAGTAAAATATACGGAGGCAAGGTAACTTACCGCGCGCTGACCGATATAGATTTTACGATTCGCAAAGGAGAATTCGTAGGCATCATGGGACCATCCGGCAGCGGAAAAACCACGCTGCTGAACATGATCTCGACCATCGATTCTCCGACCTCGGGGGTCGTCCTATTGAGTGGAACCAACCCGCATCTGCTGAAAAAGGAAAAGCTGGCACTGTTTCGACGCAGGGAGCTGGGATTCGTCTTTCAGGACTTTAATTTGCTCGATACGCTGACGATCGGGGAAAATATCGTTTTGCCGCTCACGCTGGAGGGAGAGAGTGTCGCAGTCATGGAGGAAAAGCTGCAGACGATCGCCGCGAAGCTGGGCATAGAGGAGATTTTGGACAAGCGGACGTTTGAGGTATCCGGCGGACAGCGCCAACGGACAGCGATCGCGCGTGCCATCATCCATACGCCATCTCTCTTGCTCGCGGATGAACCGACAGGGAATCTCGATTCGAAGTCATCGCGCAGCGTGATGGAAACGCTGGCGGCTATCAATCAATCAGAAAATACGACCATGATGATGGTCACGCATGATGCCTTGGCAGCGAGCTATTGCCACCGCGTCATTTTTATCAAGGACGGTCAGTTGCACAACGAAATGTACAGGGGAGAGAGTCGCCAGGTGTTCTTCCAGAAGATCATTGACGCACTGTCGTTTTTGGGAGGGAACAACTATGACCTTTCGACAATTCGCGTGTAA